In Spirosoma aureum, a single genomic region encodes these proteins:
- a CDS encoding GAF domain-containing hybrid sensor histidine kinase/response regulator → MLIAPIPTNEVQRLESLSQYNLLDTAPEIEYDRVSHIASQLCQTPIAMVSLIDRDRQWVKSFYGLAVSVIPREVSLCAHTIINEQPLIVEDTTKDIRFWDNPAVTGQPYILFYAGIPLLSATGLPIGSLCVIDHQPRQLAASQQLALQALADQVMLLMELRRTNDQLRKARTDAVELAHQKAHLLATLSHEIRTPLHALEGYTQLLLDEEPHLNQQNSVLRLQTTGRTLVSLVNNILDYSKLQAGKLLLESIPFSLQELIQQALEMQAWQAKQKKLDLVSEIDTRLPARLEGDATRLLQVLLNLVSNALKFTQSGKVSVQAKLVSATPEAVTVKMEVSDTGIGIPQSSLASLFNEYTQVSAATTRLYGGSGLGLAITRQLLELMGSTLEVNSQEGRGSTFGFSLTLPIVEVATKRLSGLLRSDELLMAVDDNPMNTKILSHLISRYGGQVAVFNSPLEALESARNTPYKGILLDLYMPEMDGYELAERLQEIQPDVPLIALSADDSSETIERVKATGFRFFLRKPFLPDELIHMLTKFI, encoded by the coding sequence ATGTTGATTGCACCAATTCCTACTAACGAAGTACAACGGCTCGAGTCGCTAAGTCAATATAATCTGCTGGATACAGCTCCTGAGATAGAGTATGATCGGGTTTCCCATATTGCCTCTCAACTCTGCCAAACACCCATTGCTATGGTGAGCCTGATCGATCGGGATAGGCAATGGGTAAAATCATTCTATGGGCTAGCGGTAAGCGTCATCCCAAGGGAGGTTTCGCTTTGCGCTCACACCATCATCAATGAGCAGCCATTGATCGTGGAGGATACCACGAAAGATATCCGGTTCTGGGATAATCCAGCTGTAACGGGTCAGCCCTATATTTTATTTTATGCGGGTATACCGCTGCTTTCAGCAACCGGTCTGCCCATTGGTTCCCTTTGTGTCATTGATCATCAACCCCGCCAGCTGGCCGCATCTCAGCAACTGGCGTTACAGGCTTTGGCGGATCAGGTCATGCTACTGATGGAATTGCGCAGAACCAACGATCAATTACGCAAGGCGCGGACAGATGCCGTCGAACTTGCCCACCAAAAGGCTCATTTGCTGGCAACGCTAAGCCACGAAATTCGCACACCACTACATGCTTTAGAAGGATACACCCAACTATTACTGGATGAAGAACCTCACCTAAACCAGCAGAATAGCGTACTACGCCTTCAAACAACTGGCCGTACACTGGTTAGTCTGGTCAATAATATTCTCGATTATAGTAAACTACAGGCTGGTAAGCTTTTGTTAGAATCAATTCCGTTCTCATTGCAGGAATTGATTCAACAGGCGCTTGAGATGCAGGCCTGGCAAGCGAAGCAGAAAAAACTTGACCTGGTCTCTGAAATAGATACTCGATTACCGGCCCGATTAGAAGGTGATGCAACCCGCCTGTTGCAGGTTTTACTAAATCTGGTCAGCAATGCCCTTAAGTTTACCCAGAGTGGAAAGGTGAGTGTTCAGGCTAAACTGGTTTCAGCAACACCTGAAGCGGTTACCGTAAAAATGGAAGTTAGCGATACGGGCATTGGCATCCCCCAATCTTCGCTGGCATCACTGTTCAATGAATATACACAGGTTTCTGCCGCAACCACTCGGCTTTATGGAGGAAGCGGCCTTGGCTTAGCCATTACCCGGCAGTTACTGGAGTTAATGGGTAGTACGCTGGAAGTCAACAGCCAGGAGGGGAGAGGATCGACGTTCGGCTTTTCGTTGACCTTACCCATTGTTGAAGTGGCTACGAAGCGATTGTCTGGTCTACTTCGGTCCGATGAGTTACTTATGGCTGTTGACGACAATCCAATGAATACTAAGATACTGTCGCACTTAATCAGCAGATATGGCGGTCAGGTCGCAGTGTTTAATTCGCCACTAGAAGCACTTGAATCGGCTCGTAATACTCCCTACAAAGGGATTCTGCTGGATTTATATATGCCCGAGATGGATGGCTATGAACTAGCGGAGCGCTTACAGGAAATTCAGCCAGATGTTCCGTTAATCGCCTTGTCGGCCGACGACAGTAGCGAAACAATAGAGCGGGTAAAAGCAACGGGTTTTCGATTCTTTCTACGCAAGCCATTTCTTCCCGATGAATTAATACATATGCTGACGAAATTTATTTAA
- a CDS encoding Crp/Fnr family transcriptional regulator, which produces MVNPFVKALTHFSSLSEDSQLALAKASLRLELDKGHILIRQDSVSEYIYFIERGLTRTYYYKDGKDITDWLSAEGQFAGSMASFITRQPDRRIVQLLEPSVLWAISNSALEHLYRSYHDIERLGRLLVSHGLVLMQKRFDDLHFATALERYQQLMANTPALLQRVPLGMIASYLGVTQETLSRIRAQF; this is translated from the coding sequence ATGGTGAATCCATTTGTAAAGGCACTTACTCACTTTAGTTCACTCTCCGAAGACAGTCAGCTAGCACTGGCTAAGGCTTCTCTTCGACTGGAACTTGACAAGGGGCATATTCTGATTCGGCAGGATTCGGTTAGTGAATACATCTATTTCATAGAGCGGGGCCTGACCAGAACGTACTATTACAAAGATGGCAAAGATATTACCGACTGGCTAAGTGCAGAAGGTCAGTTTGCGGGTTCTATGGCCAGTTTTATCACCCGACAGCCCGATCGGCGCATTGTTCAGTTGCTGGAGCCCTCCGTCCTGTGGGCCATTTCGAATTCGGCCCTCGAGCATTTGTACCGAAGTTATCACGACATAGAGCGGCTGGGCCGACTGCTGGTCAGCCACGGGCTGGTGCTTATGCAGAAACGATTTGATGATTTACATTTCGCTACGGCCTTAGAACGTTATCAGCAATTGATGGCCAACACACCGGCACTTCTTCAACGAGTTCCTTTAGGTATGATCGCTTCCTATCTTGGCGTAACCCAGGAAACACTAAGCCGGATTCGGGCTCAGTTCTAA
- a CDS encoding DUF5991 domain-containing protein: protein MRKLVPIVCLVLIGLPLVSFRQTDSWLGTWTGEHPDGVTYSLQVADQYRGMNLCELRAEGIQTFYRLECWATGTSGLLKVYYRSTKEGAFYAKDRVKINDPLLILKREKGKVIWQWQQVFDGKLVMRKK from the coding sequence ATGCGTAAATTAGTGCCAATTGTCTGTTTGGTTTTGATTGGGTTGCCACTGGTTAGTTTCCGACAAACCGATAGCTGGCTTGGAACCTGGACGGGTGAACATCCCGATGGCGTTACCTACTCTTTACAGGTAGCCGATCAATACCGGGGCATGAATCTATGTGAGCTTCGCGCCGAGGGAATTCAAACATTCTACCGACTGGAGTGCTGGGCAACAGGCACCTCCGGTTTATTAAAGGTGTATTACAGATCAACCAAAGAGGGGGCTTTTTATGCCAAAGACCGAGTGAAGATTAATGACCCCTTACTCATATTGAAGCGAGAGAAGGGCAAGGTCATTTGGCAATGGCAGCAAGTGTTCGATGGAAAGCTGGTAATGCGTAAGAAATAG
- a CDS encoding ABC transporter permease: MKTPSEQQPPRPVGPRWATRFLQWFCAPHLVDEMEGDLDELFQERVQQIGLKKARLRYIRDVVSLLRPFVIKRKPTDGLDRLHQQTKITAHHQRFGEYPHPSTLDPIMIRNYLKVAWRNLIRAKGYASINIAGLAVGMAASSLIFLWIQSELHYDRFYSKTDRLFQVYNRDKFSGTRQVWGTTPKPLAPALKQDYPDIEDVSRFRPTTFLLTATDKKLNISGAFVDPAFLNLFDFPFISGNRQTSLSGSNGIVITKSLSEKLFGTTDALGKVVQLDRKDSFSVTGILDDLPDNTQFSGISYLLPWAYFVTPAWDSDEWSSNNNYTYVLLKDKANPDVVNEKIKRVTAGHLKGVIDDVSNRQIFLHPASKWHLYSKQENGYLTEGKIVTVRLFGIIAGLILLIAAVNFVNLSTARSEKRAKEVGVRKVAGAQKSALIFQFISESMLLALLSGILALLLIVLCIPLFNDLTDKRLSLDLGTVDFWLMAVAFVLFTGLLAGSYPAFFLANFQPVKVIKGTYQSVNAIFSPRKGLVIAQFTFAIVLIIATLVIQHQLNYAQNRESGYNRNNLLFFYLTGDLPKHYGSLQQELLQSGAAISVSKSLGPITTINSRQWGLSWPGSTKTDKDIEFDRFGADEDFLKTTGTKLLAGREIDIRKYSTDSSAVLLNETAVKTMHLKNPVGTSIHFDDRDWQVIGVVKDFIFASPYESINPVIVNGPKGSVDLAWTSIRLNPANTTAKNLELVETVFKKYNSGYPFDYSFADESYKAKFADEQRTGLLTGLFTGLTIFISCLGLFGLAAYTAQQRTKEIGVRKVLGATVTNIVRLLTKDFIQLMGIAFVIGAPIGWFAMEKWLQDYTYRITIGVGIFIVTLVLALLLVVLTVSFQAIKAAVMNPVKSLRSE; the protein is encoded by the coding sequence ATGAAGACGCCATCTGAACAGCAGCCTCCCCGACCCGTCGGACCACGCTGGGCTACCCGTTTTTTGCAGTGGTTCTGCGCTCCGCACCTGGTCGATGAGATGGAAGGTGATCTGGACGAGTTGTTTCAGGAGCGGGTTCAACAAATTGGCCTGAAAAAAGCGCGGCTTCGCTATATCCGGGACGTAGTGAGTTTACTCAGGCCCTTCGTGATCAAACGTAAACCCACTGATGGGCTGGACAGGCTACACCAACAGACTAAAATAACCGCACATCATCAACGATTCGGCGAATACCCTCATCCCTCAACTCTAGATCCTATTATGATTCGCAATTATTTAAAAGTTGCCTGGCGCAATCTGATCAGGGCAAAAGGCTATGCATCCATCAATATTGCCGGACTGGCTGTTGGAATGGCGGCCTCTTCGCTCATTTTCCTCTGGATTCAAAGTGAGCTCCACTACGACCGCTTTTACAGCAAAACGGACCGTCTTTTTCAGGTTTATAATCGGGATAAATTTAGCGGAACCAGGCAGGTTTGGGGGACTACACCAAAGCCTTTGGCACCTGCGCTAAAGCAGGATTATCCCGACATCGAGGATGTTTCCAGATTCCGGCCTACCACGTTTCTTCTGACAGCAACTGACAAAAAGCTGAACATCTCCGGTGCTTTCGTTGATCCGGCTTTCCTGAACTTATTTGATTTTCCATTCATTTCGGGCAATCGCCAAACGTCACTTTCGGGGAGCAACGGAATCGTCATCACAAAATCCCTGTCGGAAAAATTGTTTGGAACAACCGATGCGCTGGGTAAAGTGGTTCAGCTTGATCGTAAGGATAGTTTTTCTGTGACAGGAATTCTGGATGATTTGCCTGACAATACTCAATTTAGCGGTATATCCTATCTGTTGCCCTGGGCCTATTTTGTAACACCTGCCTGGGACTCTGACGAATGGAGCTCGAATAATAATTATACGTATGTGCTTTTGAAAGACAAGGCTAATCCAGATGTTGTCAATGAGAAGATCAAGCGTGTTACAGCGGGACACCTCAAAGGAGTAATCGATGATGTATCGAACAGGCAGATTTTCCTGCATCCGGCCAGTAAATGGCACCTGTACTCTAAGCAGGAAAATGGCTACCTGACTGAAGGGAAGATTGTTACCGTACGTCTATTCGGCATTATTGCAGGCTTAATTCTGTTGATTGCTGCTGTCAATTTTGTTAATTTAAGTACCGCCAGAAGCGAAAAACGAGCTAAAGAAGTCGGCGTCAGAAAAGTGGCCGGTGCGCAGAAATCGGCGCTGATTTTTCAGTTTATCAGCGAGTCGATGTTGCTTGCTTTGCTGTCAGGAATACTAGCGTTGCTCCTGATCGTTTTGTGTATTCCTCTGTTTAATGACTTAACTGACAAGCGGTTATCCCTGGATCTTGGGACGGTAGATTTCTGGCTGATGGCTGTTGCTTTTGTTTTGTTTACGGGCTTGCTGGCAGGAAGTTATCCAGCTTTTTTCCTCGCTAACTTTCAACCCGTCAAGGTTATTAAAGGAACTTATCAGTCCGTAAATGCCATATTCTCGCCCAGAAAAGGATTGGTAATCGCGCAATTTACCTTTGCTATTGTGCTGATAATAGCCACGTTGGTGATTCAACATCAACTGAATTACGCCCAGAATCGGGAAAGCGGTTATAACCGCAATAACCTCCTGTTTTTCTACCTAACGGGTGACCTGCCAAAGCACTATGGCTCGTTACAACAGGAATTACTCCAAAGCGGAGCCGCGATTTCGGTTAGCAAATCACTTGGTCCTATTACGACGATCAACTCCCGCCAATGGGGCCTTTCATGGCCTGGTAGTACAAAAACGGATAAAGACATCGAGTTTGATCGATTTGGAGCCGATGAGGATTTTCTAAAAACGACTGGCACGAAATTACTGGCGGGCAGGGAGATTGATATTCGAAAATACAGTACGGATTCATCGGCGGTTTTGCTGAATGAAACCGCCGTAAAAACAATGCATTTGAAAAATCCTGTTGGAACGAGTATTCATTTCGATGACCGGGATTGGCAGGTGATTGGTGTTGTGAAAGATTTCATTTTTGCCTCTCCCTATGAGTCGATTAATCCGGTGATTGTCAATGGACCAAAAGGTTCGGTCGACCTGGCATGGACAAGTATTCGGTTAAATCCGGCGAACACGACAGCCAAAAATCTGGAACTTGTTGAGACGGTCTTCAAAAAATATAATTCGGGCTATCCCTTCGACTATTCATTTGCCGATGAGTCGTATAAAGCCAAATTTGCTGACGAACAGCGCACCGGTTTATTAACCGGCCTGTTTACTGGATTGACCATTTTCATTTCCTGTCTGGGGCTATTCGGATTGGCCGCTTATACCGCTCAACAACGGACTAAAGAAATCGGTGTCCGCAAAGTATTAGGGGCGACCGTCACCAATATTGTTCGCCTTTTAACCAAAGATTTTATTCAGTTAATGGGGATTGCATTTGTCATTGGGGCACCGATTGGCTGGTTTGCCATGGAAAAATGGTTGCAGGATTATACCTATCGCATTACCATTGGGGTAGGTATTTTTATCGTGACCTTAGTGTTAGCGCTCCTGCTCGTTGTGTTGACCGTTAGTTTCCAGGCGATCAAAGCGGCCGTAATGAACCCTGTCAAAAGCCTGCGAAGTGAATAA
- a CDS encoding DoxX family protein, whose product MNTILWISQFFLAIVFTYSGWMKSTKSEAHLVAIGQTGVEHLPIRLIRFIGLAELAGVVGLIVPGLLTIQVLVTSIAAFGLGLIMIPASIIHYRRHEPKAVWFTIGIFLLCLFVAWMRFQGI is encoded by the coding sequence ATGAACACTATTCTCTGGATAAGCCAGTTTTTTCTGGCAATCGTATTTACGTATTCAGGCTGGATGAAGTCGACCAAATCGGAGGCTCACCTGGTGGCGATCGGTCAGACTGGGGTAGAGCATTTGCCGATTCGTTTGATTCGGTTTATCGGCCTGGCTGAATTGGCGGGTGTGGTTGGTTTGATCGTACCCGGATTGCTCACTATTCAGGTACTGGTAACATCCATAGCAGCCTTTGGATTAGGACTCATTATGATTCCAGCCTCTATCATTCATTACCGGCGACATGAACCCAAAGCCGTTTGGTTTACTATTGGCATTTTCCTGCTCTGTTTATTTGTTGCCTGGATGCGGTTTCAGGGCATTTAA
- a CDS encoding NUDIX domain-containing protein encodes MEKPLQLILPAVAAIIFDNQGRILLQKRRDVNQWGLLGGHVEFGETVEQAIYREISEETDVQVRIDRLIGVYSEPASQTYTYPNRIVQYVTTYFKGELLSELNEGFANEETQALRLFGVDALPDELARLHPFWLDDALTASPSAFTR; translated from the coding sequence GTGGAAAAACCTCTGCAACTCATTTTGCCCGCTGTAGCCGCCATCATCTTCGATAACCAGGGCAGGATTCTATTACAAAAAAGACGGGATGTCAATCAATGGGGATTGCTGGGCGGTCATGTCGAATTTGGCGAAACGGTTGAACAGGCGATCTATCGGGAAATCAGCGAGGAAACAGATGTACAGGTTCGCATCGATCGGTTAATCGGCGTCTATTCTGAGCCCGCATCGCAGACTTATACTTACCCCAACCGCATTGTTCAGTATGTAACGACTTATTTTAAAGGAGAGTTGCTGAGTGAACTTAACGAAGGGTTTGCCAATGAAGAAACGCAGGCATTACGGCTCTTTGGGGTAGATGCCCTTCCGGATGAACTAGCCAGGCTTCATCCGTTCTGGCTCGATGATGCATTAACTGCCAGCCCGAGTGCGTTTACGCGTTAG
- a CDS encoding Gfo/Idh/MocA family protein — protein sequence MQEEQSINRRDFIAKTATAVAGFMIVPRFVLGGKRADGSKYIAPSDVISLGFIGTGKQGRGLTSSFLSTNEARIVAISEVYKAKAQLTLDRIKAHYEKNTQLGAYSDIPVHTDFRELLARKDVDAVVIAAPDHWHAAMAVRAAEAGKDIYCEKPLALTVKEGRAMVNAARKYNRVFQTGSMQRSWPEFRQTAELVRNGYIGEVKSIKVNVGPPPTPYNLPAEPIPDGLDWSKWLGPNTPVPFNSELAPPTSKDVFPNWRNYKEFGGGMVTDWGAHMFDIVQWALDMDNSGPVEVIAPDGKEHPFLTYHYDNGIVMTHEKWDWSNAILFTGTEGELRVQRRKLETTPASLATKVIGETEKHVYHSDNHYKDFLDAMRKRSKPICDVEIGHRTASVCNIGNIAYQLKRPLQWNPKKEIFKNDAEANALLGRPMLNEWAIKI from the coding sequence ATGCAAGAGGAACAGTCAATTAATCGGCGGGATTTCATCGCAAAAACAGCTACGGCAGTGGCTGGTTTCATGATTGTCCCCCGTTTTGTGCTGGGCGGGAAACGAGCCGACGGCTCGAAATACATAGCACCCAGTGACGTCATTTCACTAGGTTTTATCGGCACAGGCAAGCAGGGACGGGGCTTGACATCGTCCTTTCTCAGTACGAACGAAGCCCGGATTGTGGCAATTAGCGAGGTGTATAAAGCCAAGGCTCAATTGACTCTCGATCGAATAAAAGCGCATTACGAAAAAAATACGCAACTCGGTGCTTACTCAGATATTCCCGTTCATACTGATTTCAGGGAACTCCTGGCTCGCAAAGACGTTGACGCGGTTGTGATTGCCGCACCCGATCATTGGCACGCGGCTATGGCCGTTCGTGCCGCTGAGGCCGGTAAAGATATCTACTGTGAAAAACCACTGGCGCTAACTGTCAAAGAAGGCCGCGCCATGGTGAATGCCGCCCGCAAATACAACCGGGTGTTTCAGACTGGAAGTATGCAGCGGTCATGGCCTGAATTCCGGCAAACGGCCGAACTGGTCCGCAATGGTTATATCGGTGAGGTCAAGAGCATTAAAGTTAACGTCGGTCCTCCTCCAACTCCCTACAATCTGCCCGCAGAGCCGATTCCTGATGGGTTGGACTGGAGCAAGTGGCTTGGCCCTAATACGCCGGTTCCTTTTAATTCGGAATTAGCGCCACCAACCTCAAAAGACGTATTTCCCAACTGGCGCAACTACAAAGAGTTTGGCGGTGGCATGGTAACCGACTGGGGTGCGCACATGTTCGATATTGTGCAGTGGGCTCTGGATATGGACAACAGCGGTCCGGTCGAAGTAATTGCACCCGATGGTAAAGAGCACCCCTTTCTGACGTATCACTACGATAATGGGATTGTGATGACCCATGAAAAATGGGATTGGAGCAACGCCATTCTCTTTACGGGAACAGAGGGTGAACTACGGGTGCAACGTCGGAAACTAGAAACGACGCCGGCCTCACTGGCCACGAAGGTTATTGGCGAGACCGAAAAACACGTGTACCATAGCGACAATCATTACAAAGACTTTTTGGACGCCATGCGGAAACGGAGCAAGCCCATTTGTGATGTGGAAATAGGTCACCGCACGGCATCGGTTTGTAATATTGGCAATATTGCCTACCAGTTAAAACGGCCCCTGCAATGGAACCCGAAGAAGGAAATATTTAAAAATGATGCAGAAGCAAATGCGTTGCTCGGACGCCCGATGCTCAATGAATGGGCGATTAAGATTTAA